A genome region from Hydrogenoanaerobacterium saccharovorans includes the following:
- a CDS encoding cache domain-containing sensor histidine kinase has protein sequence MKLFQTIRARLFLYYASIIVLLVTLFTSYFYLYTSVMLEKRASESLQQIAINTNQYLDAEFKNMNSVANRIISSEPIKAIYYDKTAVESKFFENQLKMFQLLFTVTGSSINYQINLVGTDGSFTEFGRKFDIGRRSPELISGLPWIQECLMLDGRFSISPPRINEWNSQGKQVISLSRAFSEVLGAKYDSIVEVQENYSVFSEMIENAVSLPGRNSKTGIKAYVYDGKGNQVYPFPGEYPPSIDYFRSIDVTEKNYGTCPISNDKTQEIIAFSRSEYSGWTVVVSESEKQLLAPVRSFRNGIFLLGLLVLVITLAITYAIAQQLTEPIRSIQHSINKLNLEDLNPAEPASDKSSTYELNKLNQAYVQMVNRLQASLEETVTAKSQEIQARMLALQAQVNPHFLYNTITIISIKAEKNNETEIVEMCENLTTMLRYIAKETSSAVTIDVELDYLQKYLSLMESRYPNQFRVQINLPDELKKVCVPKLIIQPIIENCFKYAFNIRAPWLIDIKGTISENYWTISVADNGIGFDDEVLQTIKCKINADTFEFASDEKDKIGLLNIYYRLKLQYKDQALFTIANKPEGGSVVTIGGFIKEEGHYEW, from the coding sequence ATGAAACTTTTTCAAACTATCCGTGCACGGTTGTTTCTTTATTACGCGAGCATTATTGTATTGCTCGTTACATTGTTCACATCATATTTTTACTTATATACATCCGTTATGCTGGAAAAACGCGCATCGGAGTCACTGCAGCAAATTGCCATCAACACCAATCAGTATCTTGATGCGGAGTTTAAAAATATGAACTCGGTTGCAAACAGAATTATTTCTTCTGAACCCATAAAGGCAATTTACTATGACAAAACTGCAGTTGAATCAAAATTTTTTGAAAATCAATTGAAAATGTTTCAACTATTATTTACGGTGACAGGTTCTTCTATTAATTACCAAATCAATCTTGTAGGTACCGACGGTAGCTTTACCGAGTTTGGACGCAAGTTTGACATCGGCCGGAGAAGCCCTGAATTGATTTCTGGCCTGCCGTGGATTCAGGAGTGCCTGATGCTGGATGGACGATTCAGTATTTCTCCCCCACGCATCAATGAATGGAATAGCCAAGGCAAACAAGTGATTTCGCTATCCAGGGCTTTTTCGGAGGTGCTTGGCGCAAAATATGATAGCATTGTAGAAGTACAAGAGAATTACAGCGTATTTTCGGAGATGATTGAAAATGCCGTGTCTTTACCTGGCCGCAACTCTAAAACCGGTATAAAAGCTTATGTGTATGATGGAAAAGGAAATCAGGTTTATCCTTTTCCTGGGGAATACCCGCCCTCCATCGATTATTTTCGCTCTATAGATGTTACAGAAAAAAATTATGGTACATGCCCCATTTCCAACGACAAAACACAGGAGATTATTGCTTTTTCCCGCTCTGAATACAGCGGTTGGACCGTAGTGGTGAGTGAATCGGAGAAACAGCTGCTTGCCCCTGTGCGCAGTTTTCGCAACGGAATTTTTCTGCTCGGTTTATTGGTTCTGGTTATTACGCTTGCCATCACCTATGCCATTGCCCAACAGCTCACAGAACCTATCCGCAGCATCCAGCATTCTATCAACAAACTGAATTTGGAAGATCTGAACCCTGCCGAGCCTGCTTCCGACAAAAGTTCCACTTACGAACTGAACAAGCTAAACCAAGCTTATGTACAAATGGTAAACCGCCTGCAAGCCTCGCTGGAAGAAACCGTAACCGCCAAATCGCAAGAAATACAGGCGCGGATGCTTGCCCTTCAAGCACAGGTAAACCCGCATTTTCTTTACAATACCATTACGATCATCAGCATAAAGGCAGAAAAAAACAACGAGACCGAAATTGTTGAAATGTGTGAAAATTTAACGACTATGCTACGTTATATCGCCAAAGAAACATCATCGGCTGTAACGATTGATGTAGAACTCGATTATCTGCAAAAATATCTTTCTTTAATGGAAAGCCGTTATCCAAATCAATTTCGTGTGCAAATCAATCTACCCGATGAATTGAAAAAGGTATGCGTACCTAAGCTGATTATACAACCTATTATAGAAAATTGTTTTAAATATGCTTTTAATATTCGTGCCCCGTGGCTGATTGATATTAAAGGTACAATCAGTGAAAATTACTGGACAATTTCGGTTGCAGATAATGGTATTGGCTTTGATGACGAGGTTCTGCAAACCATCAAATGTAAAATTAATGCCGATACCTTTGAATTTGCCTCGGATGAAAAAGATAAAATCGGGCTGCTGAATATTTATTACAGACTGAAACTGCAATACAAAGACCAAGCCTTATTTACGATTGCCAACAAACCTGAGGGTGGCTCTGTTGTAACCATCGGAGGGTTCATAAAGGAGGAAGGACATTATGAGTGGTAA
- a CDS encoding response regulator has translation MSGNPNYRVVVAEDELPILENIVDKIHSLDFCFTVVGTATNGEDALEIIKQQPPHILFTDIRMPIMDGLELIKNALLIQPNLKIVIISGYDEFEYAQKAIRYGVTDYLLKPVKLARLSETAQKLYDSLRQSSAISEREIIASGLSGRISPHDLPSELSGTAFSMHLICLGNRYDRCHDALNIEAINALWNKMNPQGVLNKMFGDSFKWWLADEKYPNCKMLIAAFNAENLGEVLYSTLRAPLEQLFPITVCSTCFQINFSEIWKVAQELRLLLQNNLRPCVSSYIPLKSNHATQCYTEYEENSEISAIELACKNGQFESAKRTLACLLQKWQQLHITQCSLEKQLFSLLKKLTEIGSIPSSDFALIEAEASQIIAENTEETTLYSELEELVLRHINICFQPNDTSEEIYFKIKKYLDENYHNPITVDSIAENFHFSSSYISRIFKKHSGLPPFRYLLTLRINEAKRLIKENDGINFCLISEMVGYPDPHYFSRIFKNMTGLSPSDYKNKHFKDKLE, from the coding sequence ATGAGTGGTAATCCGAACTATCGGGTAGTGGTGGCAGAAGATGAACTGCCTATTTTAGAAAATATAGTCGACAAAATCCATTCGCTGGATTTTTGCTTTACTGTTGTTGGTACAGCAACAAACGGCGAAGATGCACTGGAGATCATTAAACAGCAGCCGCCGCATATTTTGTTTACCGACATCCGTATGCCTATTATGGATGGACTGGAACTGATTAAAAATGCGCTGCTCATTCAACCTAATTTAAAAATTGTTATTATAAGCGGCTACGATGAATTTGAATATGCACAAAAGGCTATCCGATATGGCGTAACCGATTATCTTTTAAAGCCCGTAAAGCTTGCACGCTTGAGCGAAACTGCCCAAAAATTGTACGACTCTTTACGCCAATCTTCAGCTATCAGTGAGCGTGAAATTATCGCAAGCGGGCTTTCGGGGCGCATCAGCCCACATGACCTTCCGTCGGAACTTTCAGGAACTGCTTTTTCCATGCATCTGATTTGCCTCGGCAACCGATACGACCGCTGCCATGACGCCCTGAATATTGAAGCAATTAATGCCTTATGGAATAAAATGAACCCTCAGGGTGTTTTAAATAAAATGTTTGGTGACAGCTTTAAATGGTGGCTGGCAGACGAAAAATATCCAAACTGCAAAATGCTGATTGCAGCCTTTAACGCAGAAAATTTGGGAGAAGTGCTGTATTCCACCCTACGTGCACCTCTTGAACAGCTTTTCCCCATTACTGTTTGCAGCACCTGTTTCCAAATTAATTTTTCTGAAATCTGGAAAGTTGCACAGGAGTTAAGACTTTTACTTCAAAACAATCTGCGTCCGTGCGTTTCCTCCTATATCCCGCTGAAAAGTAACCATGCTACGCAATGTTATACCGAATACGAAGAAAACTCTGAGATTTCCGCCATCGAACTTGCATGTAAAAACGGGCAATTTGAAAGTGCAAAACGCACGTTGGCTTGTTTGCTGCAAAAATGGCAGCAACTGCATATTACTCAATGCAGCTTAGAAAAACAACTGTTTAGTTTGTTAAAAAAGCTAACTGAAATTGGCAGCATACCCAGTTCAGATTTTGCTTTGATAGAAGCAGAAGCTAGCCAAATAATAGCAGAAAACACAGAGGAAACCACTTTATACAGCGAACTTGAGGAGTTGGTATTGCGCCATATAAACATATGTTTTCAGCCAAACGATACTTCTGAAGAAATATATTTTAAAATCAAAAAGTACCTTGATGAAAATTACCATAATCCCATCACCGTAGACTCAATTGCAGAAAATTTTCACTTCAGCTCCTCTTATATATCACGCATTTTTAAAAAGCACAGCGGGCTGCCCCCTTTTCGGTATTTATTAACGCTTCGGATAAACGAAGCCAAACGTTTAATTAAAGAAAACGACGGTATAAATTTTTGCTTAATTTCAGAAATGGTAGGTTATCCCGATCCGCACTATTTCAGCCGTATCTTTAAAAATATGACAGGTTTAAGCCCTTCCGATTATAAAAATAAACATTTTAAAGATAAGCTAGAGTAG